From uncultured Pseudodesulfovibrio sp.:
CACGTCCGCCTTTTTCCAGCGTCACGTCAACACGTGTAGCCCCGGCATCAAGGCTGTTTTCCACGAGCTCCTTCACAACACTCGCAGGCCGTTCCACCACTTCACCGGCGGCAATCTGATTCTTCAACCCCGGAGGCAAGATTTTTATTTTGGGCATATGTGTCATGTTAAAAAGTCAAAAGTTCGAAACCCAGTTTAAATTGGTTGTCGTTGGGTTTCTGAGTAAAAGCAAAATACAGGGAATAACACTCGGCCGCCCAATCGAGTTGGAGGGTCCGCTCTATGTCGCGACTCGAAACGAAATCATGTCGGTATTTGCCGCTGATTGCAAAATCTTCAGATGCCTGCCACTTGGCCTCAAGTCTCAGGATGGACATTTCATCCGTACGTTCTCGGAGATATTCGTCAACCTCAGCTTGGAAATCATATCCAACAACGATTTCACCCAAATCATCATCGAGCAATTTCAACGATGTTTCACTCTGAGTCATATCACTCATATACGGGGAGAACCAGTTACGTGTCAGGATCTCAATGAAAGTATCCGGTTTAATTCGTAGTTCAGCCATAACGTCAGAGAACGGACGGCGCTCATATTTTGATTTCTGATCGTTACGACTTCCCTCTTTCAAATCATAGGACTGTTCCACGCGGAAAAGCAGAAAATCCAAATAATCGATGGATGTCTTTGCCACAGGCTCGCCGTCTTTACCGGGTGACAGCATGACACTGTCACGCCTTCTGTCGAGGGTGTTGGTCAACGAATAGGTTACCTTGTTTTCCCCGTCGATACGGTCATAAGCATCGAAATACGGCAACTTGGATTGGCCGGTAACAGTCGGGGTGTAGCCATATTGAACACGAGGAACAATGGAATGCTTGAGGCGAGTCCAACGAGATGTGCCTGCCAAACTTGGTTCCGGCCTGGCTGGCTCATTGATATTAAAGGTCTTGGTCATCTCTGAAAACGCGGTAAAACCGGCAGACCATAAGGTCCGACTTTGGAAACCATCTTTAATTTTATCGGTGTCAATGACCTGATCCCGACCACCCGGCCCATCCACAGTAAGCTCACCGGTCTTTTCATGCGAGGTCAGGCTGTAGGCGGTGTAGTCGGCAGACACCGAAGGGATCAATGTCAGTAAACTGGTCTTGATGGGCATTTTTACTTCAGGAGTCACACGGAAACGGTGACCGGAGTTTCCATATTCCCTGTAGAAATAATTATACTTCGTCCCCATGGAAGCCTCAAGCGGCGTCCCGAACAGCGACTGCTGAAAGGCGAAACCATCAAGTTCCGGCATTTTTTGAACCGTATCGTTCTTGTCAGATGAATTATTACCATTCATGAATCGCAGATTTTGATCATATTGGGCCAATCCGACCACGCCGAATCGATCCCAACTCCGACTGATATAGGCGGTACTGAAACGATCCAGAGAATCTTTATTCTCAATATCTCGGCCAAATACATCAATAAATTCATCACGTGCAGTATCAAAACCGGTCGGACCGTCCTGAAAATCACGGAGATAATTTTGATCTGACACCAAATCAAGATCCAGCTTAACCTTCCATTTGGGACTACCGAGCCATCCGTCATATTTACTGCGAACCCACCAACGGTCCTGATTATCCCGGGTCAGACCATCCCCCTGATAATCATCCCATTCGTCAGCCTCAGTGGATGCACGACGGTTATCCCGCATGACATCCACCTGCCACAAGCCCTTAGTGTCAGCATCTTCTGCATGTCGAAACTGAACGCCCTGCATATAGCCACGTTTGCTCATATAATTTTGATAAAAGGTGGCGTCCATTTCATCATTAATAACCCAATAATACGGCAGGTTGACCTGCATACCAAGCTTCTTGCTGCTCGCTATATGGGGGATGAGAAAACCGCTCTGCCGTTTGGTTCTTCCAGGCAAAGCCATATACGGCCAGTAAAAAACCGGGACATTTTTGATACGGAAGGCTGAACGATAAAGGTGAACGCGCCCGTCTAACGTTACGTCGCCCTCCTCTGAACTCACTGACCATGCAGGCTTTTCTCCGGAGCAGGATGTAACTTTGGCGTTCTTGAAAGAGTAGCTATCGCCCTTATTCTTGGCGACCCGATCAGCTTCAACGTAGATATGCGGCTTAGCCATGAACAACTTGCCCTTCTTGAGCCAGCCGGTCATGTTGTTTAAATCGAATTCTCCTTCTTCCGCCTGAAGAAAGTCACCACCCCACTGCGCACGGATGTTCCCCTTAAGAAAAACCCAACCAGTAGACTGATAATACCGAATAAAATCAGCACGCAACTGATCCTCGCCAAGACTCAGCGAACAATTGCCGAAGGCTTCCATATATTCACTGGTATGGTCACCTACCACCCGATCTGCGGAAAAGGTCCATTCAGTTTGGTCTGGCTGCTCGACAGGAGCCTCGGGCACATATCGACGCACCCGGTTCGGCTCAGGGGTCTTGCCGATGAGCGTCCATGGCAGGCACAATGAGAGAACGAGGATCGCTCCTGCTACCAGAACTATGCGCGTCAACTTTCGTTTCAAGAAAATCTCTTCCTACCTGGATGTCAGGTGCGGGTTGTCCTGATTCAGATAATTTTGCACGTAATCCTTTGCCCCATCTTCGAGACTCGTCATTTTTACGTCGCACCCGACCGCCGAGAGCTTGCTCATATCTGCCTGGGTAAAATACTGATATTTATCACGAATAGACTCAGGCATAGGGATGTATTCAATATTCGGTTCTTTATCGAGCGCGGCAAAAACAGCATGAGCCAGATCATTCCAGGTTCTTGCAGTTCCTGTACCGATATTAAAAATGCCGCCCGTGTCCTTGTGTTCCAAAAACCAAGCCATGATATCAACGCAGTCCTTGATATATACGAAGTCGCGCTTCTGACCGCCGTGGGGATATTCATCTCGATAGGATTTGAATAATTTGAGTTGGCCCGTTTCCAAAATCTGTTTGTGCGCCTTGCAGATGACAGATTTCATGTCGTCCTTGTGATACTCGTTGGGACCAAACACATTGAAAAACTTCAAACTGACAATCTGATCAAGAATCCCGGAATCTTTGGCCCAAATGTCAAACAACTGTTTTGAATAGCCATACATATTCAGCGGTCTGAGTCTGTCTATGCCATCATGATTGTCATTGAAGCCATACTCGCCATTCCCGTAGGTAGACGCACTGGAGGCATTAATGAACCGAGCTCCATGAGCAAGACAAAAACGGCACACATATTGTGTATAGCGATAATTATTTTCCATAAGGAAATCGGCATCCAATTCCGTCGTGGAAGAGCACGCCCCCATATGGATAACAGCTTCGGTCTCAAACTGGTCGTCGCCTTCGAGAATGAACTTGAGAAACTGATCACGATGCAAATAGTCCTGATAGCGCAATCCAACAAGATTGCTCCACTTCTCACTCGTGGAAAGGTTGTCGACAACCAGAATATCATCGATTCCCATCTGATTGAGCTTCCAAACCATGGCGCTCCCAATGAAGCCTGCGCCGCCGGTGACTATATACATAGATTCTCCTCGTTGACGAAAAATGACTCACCTTTACGGTGTAAACAACTATACATACTGTGTTAGCGACAGGGACGCAACCCGAAGAATCAGGACATTTCCATCGACAAACATACCGTTTATTGTATTATTTTTTCGTCTCCCCCCCTTGCGCCATGCACAACTCTTGCGTATATTTCATAAATATGTGGCACCAGCTAATTCAAACTCATTGGAAATAATCTCTAAAGGAGTGAAATCATGAATCAATCCAAAAAACTGCTCATGCTGACTCTTGCCGCTGTCATGGTGTTCACCTTTGCCATGGCCGCAACCGCAAGCGCAAAAATGGTCAAACAAGTCGACAATTTTATTCTTTTTGTTGACCAGTCAGGTTCCATGGCTATGACCCATGAAGGTCTTGGTGAGAAAAAAATTGATCTGGCCGTACAAACTATCAAGGCAATGAACCAAGCAATCCCAGACCTTGACTACAATTCTGCCGTGTTCATGTTTGCTCCGTTTGAAGCAAAATGCCCACCCAAGGCATACAACAAGGCATCTGTAGACGCCGCTGCGGATCGCATCACGACTGAATATGAAATTTTCAATCGCAGCACTCCGCTGGGTGCTGGCCTTGCAGACGTAGCCCCAGTTGTTGCCAGCATGCCTGGTAAAACCGCTTTGGTTATCTTCACCGATGGAGATTCCAATATCGGCGCCGACCCTGTCGGTGTTGCTCAGGACCTGTACAAGACTTACGGCGACAATCTGTGTGTCCACGTTGTCAGCTTTGCCGACAACGCTGCTGGTGAAGCCACCATCGACGGCATTCGCAATGCATTTCCTTGCTCCGTAGCAACTGATGCAGCGACCCTGATGAATGCAGGCGCCATGGATCAGTATGCAGAGCAGGTCTTCTACGATGTCGTCGCTGACGAACCGACTCCTGCTCCTGTCGTCGTGACTCCCATGGCCAAGGAAGTTGTGTCCTTCAACCTGAACTTCGGCTTTGACAAGTACGCAATCACCGACGAGATGATTCCTGTACTCGAACAGGCCAAGATGATTCTGGAAGAAGACTCCGCCGCAACGTACGAAGTGTCTGGTTACACTGACTCCACCGGTGCAGAAGCATACAACCAGGGCTTGTCTGAACGTCGCGCCAATTCCGTCGTGGAATGGTTGACTGCCAACGGTATCGACGCTTCCCGTCTGGAAGCCAAGGGCTATGGCGAAACCAATCCGAAGTATGACAATACCACCAAGGAAGGCCGCAGGCTGAATCGTAGGGTTGAAATCCAAACCAAGTAGAGCTATATAGAAATGGCTGGGCGGCACTGCCGCCCAGTCTATAGCTCTGGTTAGAGGATTCAACACCATGAAGACATTTGTTTTATCAGCCTTTTTGGCCGCATTTCTGACCGGGGCTTTTTTTGTGCCCGCCGCAAATGCTCAAGACACCACAGCTACCACCGAGGTAGCAATCGCCGCACCAAGCGCGACGACACCTGCCGTATCCAGCAAAAATCTGCCGATTTACCTTGATCA
This genomic window contains:
- the lptD gene encoding LPS assembly protein LptD — encoded protein: MKRKLTRIVLVAGAILVLSLCLPWTLIGKTPEPNRVRRYVPEAPVEQPDQTEWTFSADRVVGDHTSEYMEAFGNCSLSLGEDQLRADFIRYYQSTGWVFLKGNIRAQWGGDFLQAEEGEFDLNNMTGWLKKGKLFMAKPHIYVEADRVAKNKGDSYSFKNAKVTSCSGEKPAWSVSSEEGDVTLDGRVHLYRSAFRIKNVPVFYWPYMALPGRTKRQSGFLIPHIASSKKLGMQVNLPYYWVINDEMDATFYQNYMSKRGYMQGVQFRHAEDADTKGLWQVDVMRDNRRASTEADEWDDYQGDGLTRDNQDRWWVRSKYDGWLGSPKWKVKLDLDLVSDQNYLRDFQDGPTGFDTARDEFIDVFGRDIENKDSLDRFSTAYISRSWDRFGVVGLAQYDQNLRFMNGNNSSDKNDTVQKMPELDGFAFQQSLFGTPLEASMGTKYNYFYREYGNSGHRFRVTPEVKMPIKTSLLTLIPSVSADYTAYSLTSHEKTGELTVDGPGGRDQVIDTDKIKDGFQSRTLWSAGFTAFSEMTKTFNINEPARPEPSLAGTSRWTRLKHSIVPRVQYGYTPTVTGQSKLPYFDAYDRIDGENKVTYSLTNTLDRRRDSVMLSPGKDGEPVAKTSIDYLDFLLFRVEQSYDLKEGSRNDQKSKYERRPFSDVMAELRIKPDTFIEILTRNWFSPYMSDMTQSETSLKLLDDDLGEIVVGYDFQAEVDEYLRERTDEMSILRLEAKWQASEDFAISGKYRHDFVSSRDIERTLQLDWAAECYSLYFAFTQKPNDNQFKLGFELLTF
- the rfaD gene encoding ADP-glyceromanno-heptose 6-epimerase yields the protein MYIVTGGAGFIGSAMVWKLNQMGIDDILVVDNLSTSEKWSNLVGLRYQDYLHRDQFLKFILEGDDQFETEAVIHMGACSSTTELDADFLMENNYRYTQYVCRFCLAHGARFINASSASTYGNGEYGFNDNHDGIDRLRPLNMYGYSKQLFDIWAKDSGILDQIVSLKFFNVFGPNEYHKDDMKSVICKAHKQILETGQLKLFKSYRDEYPHGGQKRDFVYIKDCVDIMAWFLEHKDTGGIFNIGTGTARTWNDLAHAVFAALDKEPNIEYIPMPESIRDKYQYFTQADMSKLSAVGCDVKMTSLEDGAKDYVQNYLNQDNPHLTSR
- a CDS encoding OmpA family protein, which gives rise to MNQSKKLLMLTLAAVMVFTFAMAATASAKMVKQVDNFILFVDQSGSMAMTHEGLGEKKIDLAVQTIKAMNQAIPDLDYNSAVFMFAPFEAKCPPKAYNKASVDAAADRITTEYEIFNRSTPLGAGLADVAPVVASMPGKTALVIFTDGDSNIGADPVGVAQDLYKTYGDNLCVHVVSFADNAAGEATIDGIRNAFPCSVATDAATLMNAGAMDQYAEQVFYDVVADEPTPAPVVVTPMAKEVVSFNLNFGFDKYAITDEMIPVLEQAKMILEEDSAATYEVSGYTDSTGAEAYNQGLSERRANSVVEWLTANGIDASRLEAKGYGETNPKYDNTTKEGRRLNRRVEIQTK